From Lolium perenne isolate Kyuss_39 chromosome 5, Kyuss_2.0, whole genome shotgun sequence, a single genomic window includes:
- the LOC127301894 gene encoding serine carboxypeptidase 1-like, giving the protein MKHISFFCLLLVCLGALQLRAHASQEDALRAFISSRKMGEISSSGAFKARNIADRVASSLSAVKTSSAVSHKAADKIRALPGQPQGVNFDQYGGYVTVDEVNGRALFYYFVQAPTSGAAEKPLLLWLSGGPGCSSLGYGAMQELGPFRVSSQDNKTLMRNLNAWNSVANVIFLESPAGVGYSYSNTSADYDLSGDQRTADDAYIFLVKWLERFPEFKNRAFYISGESYAGHYVPELAATILLHNTYNNRTIVNLKGVLVGNPYLDDNINSKGKIDFFWTHGVMSDEVYANVTKHCNFDSAVETPSEAACNDAFNVFDKGEIDSYNIYAPVCLEGPNGKYYPSSNFPGYDPCSDIPTEAYLNDPAVQNAFHARARKWEGCSTLRWKDAPMSMLPTVKFLVDSKLPVWIFSGDFDSVCPLHATRHAVLDLALPVTIPWRPWTAKEEVGGYVQQYAGGFTFLTVRGAGHMVPSFQPERALIMLSSFLNGPLPA; this is encoded by the exons ATGAAGCACATTTCGTTCTTCTGCCTGCTTCTCGTTTGCCTAGGTGCGCTGCAGCTGCGCGCCCACGCATCCCAGGAGGATGCGCTGAGAGCCTTCATCTCCTCCAGGAAGATGGGCGAGATCAGCTCTTCCGGCGCGTTCAAAGCGCGCAACATAGCTGACAGGGTTGCCAGCAGCCTGAGTGCTGTAAAGACCAGCTCCGCAGTCTCGCACAAGGCGGCTGATAAGATCCGGGCGTTGCCGGGCCAGCCGCAGGGCGTCAACTTCGACCAGTACGGCGGCTACGTCACCGTCGACGAGGTCAACGGCCGCGCGCTCTTCTACTACTTCGTCCAAGCACCTACCTCCGGTGCTGCCGAAAAGCCACTTCTCCTCTGGCTCAGCGGAG GTCCAGGATGCTCTTCACTCGGCTACGGGGCAATGCAAGAACTCGGCCCCTTCCGTGTATCGTCCCAGGACAACAAAACGCTCATGAGGAACCTGAACGCATGGAACTCCG TGGCTAACGTCATCTTCCTGGAGTCACCCGCCGGTGTTGGGTACTCCTACTCCAACACGTCTGCCGACTACGATCTCAGCGGAGACCAGAGAACGGCTGATGATGCGTATATTTTTCTGGTGAAATGGCTGGAGAGGTTTCCAGAGTTCAAGAACCGTGCGTTCTACATCTCTGGGGAGAGCTACGCCGGCCATTACGTGCCGGAGCTCGCAGCCACAATCCTGCTCCATAACACCTACAACAACAGGACCATTGTGAACCTGAAGGGCGTCCTG GTTGGAAATCCGTATCTTGACGACAACATTAATAGTAAGGGGAAGATCGACTTCTTCTGGACCCATGGGGTGATGTCGGATGAGGTCTATGCTAATGTCACCAAGCACTGCAACTTTGATAGCGCGGTGGAGACACCCTCAGAGGCGGCATGCAACGACGCTTTCAATGTCTTCGATAAAGGCGAAATTGATTCCTACAACATCTACGCTCCAGTTTGCCTTGAAGGGCCTAATGGAAAGTATTACCCGAGTTCCAAT TTTCCTGGGTATGATCCATGCAGTGATATTCCTACCGAAGCCTACCTCAATGATCCGGCAGTGCAGAATGCTTTCCACGCTAGAGCGAGAAAGTGGGAAGGCTGCTC GACCTTGCGTTGGAAAGATGCGCCAATGTCCATGCTCCCCACCGTCAAATTTTTAGTCGACAGCAAGCTTCCCGTTTGGATATTCAG TGGTGATTTTGATTCTGTGTGCCCGCTTCATGCGACGAGACACGCTGTCCTAGACCTCGCCCTTCCCGTCACGATTCCATGGCGCCCATGGACTGCAAAGGAGGAG GTGGGAGGATATGTTCAGCAGTATGCCGGTGGATTCACATTTCTTACTGTGCGAGGAGCTGGTCATATGGTTCCATCCTTCCAGCCAGAGAGAGCCTTGATAATGTTGAGCTCTTTCCTCAATGGGCCGCTACCAGCTTAG
- the LOC127301891 gene encoding heavy metal-associated isoprenylated plant protein 20: protein MGALDHLSGLCSFTETREAFRPRKRRPLQTVNIKVKMDCEGCERRVKNAVKSIRGVTSVTVIRKISKVTVTGYVEPRKVLARVKSTGKGAEMWPYVPYTVPTYPYVGGAYDKKAPAGMVRNVPQAMGDDAAPELQYMNMFNDENVNSCTVM from the exons ATGGGCGCCTTGGATCACCTCTCTGGTTTGTGCAGCTTTACAGAGACAAGGGAAGCCTTCAGGCCAAGGAAAAGGCGGCCACTGCAG ACAGTGAACATCAAGGTGAAGATGGACTGCGAGGGCTGCGAGAGGAGGGTCAAGAACGCCGTCAAATCAATTCGGG GTGTGACGAGCGTGACAGTGATCCGGAAGATAAGCAAGGTAACGGTAACAGGGTACGTTGAGCCGCGGAAGGTGCTGGCGCGGGTGAAGAGCACGGGGAAGGGGGCGGAGATGTGGCCGTATGTGCCGTACACGGTACCCACCTACCCGTACGTCGGCGGTGCCTACGACAAGAAGGCGCCGGCAGGCATGGTTCGCAACGTGCCACAGGCCATGGGCGACGACGCCGCGCCGGAGCTGCAGTACATGAACATGTTCAACGACGAGAACGTCAACTCCTGCACCGTCATGTGA
- the LOC127298215 gene encoding serine carboxypeptidase 1-like, giving the protein MKTISFLSLLLISLAALPMHANASQEAQLKAFISSRKNSVSSTDTFKVRNIADRVAASLSTESSLSDQSSLKAADKITALPGQPQGVDFDQYGGYVTVDEENGRALFYYLVEAPSGAAEKPLVLWLNGGPGCSSLGYGAMQELGPFRVSEDNKTLTRNVNAWNNVANVIFLESPAGVGFSYSNTSSDYNLSGDERTADDAYVFLVKWLERFPEYKGRAFYISGESFAGHYVPELAATILLHNTYNNRTIVNLQGVLVGNPYLDANRNIKGGLDFLWTHAMMSDEVYQNVTKNCDFDNLNGTLSEPACRGALDGFHSGHVSAYNIYAPVCLRASNGAYYPSSYLPGYDPCSDYPTTAYLNDPAVQSAFHARTTKWAGCADLDWNDSPMSMLPTIKFLIEHKLPVWIFSGDFDYVCSLPGTRYTIQDLGLPVTTSWRPWTAKEEVGGYVQQYSGGFTFLSVRGAGHMVPSFQPERALTMLSYFLQGVLPPYIEQQ; this is encoded by the exons ATGAAGACCATTTCATTTTTGTCTCTGCTTCTCATTTCCCTGGCTGCGCTGCCGATGCACGCCAATGCATCCCAGGAGGCTCAGTTGAAAGCCTTCATTTCTTCTAGGAAGAACAGCGTTAGCAGTACGGATACATTCAAAGTCCGTAACATAGCTGACAGGGTTGCCGCCAGCCTGAGTACAGAGAGCTCTCTCTCTGACCAGAGTTCCCTGAAGGCAGCCGACAAGATCACGGCGTTGCCGGGGCAGCCACAAGGAGTCGACTTCGACCAGTACGGTGGGTACGTGACCGTCGATGAGGAGAACGGCCGCGCGCTTTTCTACTACCTCGTGGAAGCGCCTTCCGGTGCTGCAGAAAAGCCGCTCGTCCTGTGGCTCAACGGAG GTCCAGGATGCTCATCGCTCGGCTACGGGGCAATGCAGGAGCTCGGCCCGTTCCGCGTATCTGAAGACAACAAAACGCTCACTAGGAACGTGAACGCCTGGAACAACG TCGCTAATGTGATCTTCCTGGAGTCGCCTGCCGGTGTGGGATTCTCCTATTCGAACACATCTTCGGACTACAATCTCAGCGGAGACGAGAGAACAGCTGATGACGCATATGTCTTTCTGGTGAAATGGCTGGAGAGGTTCCCGGAATACAAGGGCCGCGCATTCTACATCTCTGGCGAGAGCTTCGCCGGCCACTATGTGCCAGAGCTCGCCGCCACCATCCTGCTCCACAACACCTACAACAACAGAACCATCGTGAACCTGCAGGGCGTCCTG GTTGGAAATCCATACCTTGATGCGAACAGGAACATTAAGGGAGGGCTTGACTTCCTCTGGACCCATGCAATGATGTCCGACGAGGTGTACCAGAATGTCACTAAAAACTGCGACTTCGACAACCTGAATGGTACACTCTCGGAGCCAGCATGCCGTGGCGCTTTGGATGGGTTCCACTCAGGTCATGTTAGTGCCTACAACATATACGCTCCAGTTTGTCTCCGCGCGTCTAATGGAGCGTACTACCCCAGCAGCTAC TTACCGGGGTATGATCCATGTAGCGACTATCCTACCACCGCCTACCTCAATGACCCGGCGGTGCAGAGCGCCTTCCACGCTAGAACAACTAAGTGGGCAGGCTGCGC AGACTTGGACTGGAACGATTCGCCGATGTCCATGCTCCCAACAATCAAATTTTTAATCGAGCACAAGCTCCCAGTTTGGATATTCAG TGGTGACTTTGATTATGTGTGCTCGCTTCCGGGCACGAGGTATACTATCCAAGACCTTGGCCTCCCTGTCACCACTTCATGGCGCCCATGGACTGCAAAAGAGGAG GTCGGTGGCTATGTTCAGCAGTACTCCGGTGGATTCACATTTCTCTCTGTGAGGGGAGCTGGCCATATGGTTCCATCCTTCCAGCCCGAGCGAGCCCTGACAATGTTGAGCTATTTCCTCCAAGGAGTGCTCCCACCTTACATTGAGCAACAGTGA